A window of the Dongshaea marina genome harbors these coding sequences:
- a CDS encoding thiazole synthase, which produces MPLQIADKSFKSRLFTGTGKFGSSQQMCEAIAASGSELTTMALKRVDLAHGDDGIIEPLQKLEVNLLPNTSGAKSSKEAIFAAELAREALSTHWIKLEIHPDPRYLLPDPIETLKAAEILCNKGFVVLPYCGADPVLCKHLEEIGCAAVMPLGAPIGSNQGLQTRALLEIIIEQSRVPVVVDAGIGSPSHAAEAMELGADAVLVNTAIASARDPIAMGRAFKLAVEAGRIAYRSGLATPITQASASSPLTEFLESLQ; this is translated from the coding sequence ATGCCACTACAGATCGCCGATAAAAGCTTTAAGTCCCGCCTTTTCACCGGAACCGGTAAGTTTGGATCCTCGCAGCAGATGTGCGAGGCCATTGCCGCCAGCGGCAGTGAGCTCACCACCATGGCCCTTAAGCGAGTGGATCTGGCCCATGGGGATGATGGGATCATCGAGCCATTGCAAAAACTTGAGGTCAACCTGCTGCCCAATACCTCAGGGGCCAAAAGCAGCAAGGAAGCCATATTTGCTGCCGAGCTTGCCCGGGAAGCCCTGAGCACCCATTGGATCAAGCTTGAGATCCATCCCGATCCCCGCTATCTGCTTCCCGATCCGATAGAAACTCTCAAGGCCGCGGAGATCCTGTGCAATAAAGGGTTTGTGGTTCTCCCCTATTGCGGCGCCGATCCCGTGTTATGTAAGCACCTTGAGGAGATCGGCTGCGCCGCCGTCATGCCCCTGGGCGCCCCCATAGGCTCCAACCAGGGACTTCAGACCCGGGCCCTGCTGGAGATTATCATAGAGCAGTCCCGGGTCCCCGTGGTGGTCGATGCGGGAATTGGCTCCCCCAGTCACGCCGCAGAAGCGATGGAGCTTGGCGCCGATGCGGTACTGGTCAACACCGCCATCGCCAGCGCCCGGGATCCCATCGCCATGGGAAGAGCCTTTAAACTGGCCGTCGAAGCCGGACGGATCGCCTATCGCTCCGGACTGGCCACTCCCATCACTCAGGCAAGCGCTTCCAGCCCTCTGACCGAGTTTCTGGAGAGCCTGCAATGA
- the thiS gene encoding sulfur carrier protein ThiS: MQLIINDTPMTFEPGVTLNELLTKLKWQKPGIAIAINQQIIAQASWETHPLSEGDEILLFQAIAGG, from the coding sequence ATGCAATTAATCATCAATGATACCCCCATGACCTTTGAGCCGGGCGTCACACTCAATGAGCTCCTCACAAAGCTCAAATGGCAAAAACCCGGGATCGCCATCGCCATTAATCAGCAGATCATCGCTCAGGCAAGTTGGGAGACACACCCGCTCAGCGAGGGTGATGAGATCCTGTTATTCCAAGCCATCGCCGGAGGTTAA
- a CDS encoding HesA/MoeB/ThiF family protein — MAELSDQEFLRYSRQLLLKEIGLDGQQKLAKASVLIIGCGGLGSIAALYLAAAGVGGLTLADGDSLEISNLQRQILYETSQLKEQKSEAARSRLEALNPGIRVNTLPHLQGEKLWQQVESHQLILDCSDNFATRHQVNRASVHHRRPLISGAAIGWRGQLTCIDPISHHGCYHCLHPDQQEPLLSCKEAGVAGPVVGVIGSLQALQAIKWICDLPVPFGTTQLFDAMAGQWQRLTLPDTPHCPVCGEHKHAINHQ, encoded by the coding sequence ATGGCTGAGCTCTCAGATCAGGAGTTTTTACGCTATAGCCGCCAACTGCTGCTCAAAGAGATAGGACTGGATGGCCAGCAAAAGCTGGCCAAAGCCTCGGTTCTCATCATCGGCTGTGGTGGACTTGGATCGATCGCCGCCCTCTACCTGGCCGCGGCCGGGGTCGGCGGGCTCACCCTGGCTGACGGGGATAGCCTTGAGATCTCCAACCTACAACGGCAGATCCTCTATGAGACAAGCCAGCTCAAAGAGCAGAAGTCTGAAGCGGCCCGAAGTCGGCTGGAGGCGCTCAATCCCGGGATCCGGGTGAACACTCTCCCCCACCTTCAGGGTGAGAAGCTGTGGCAGCAGGTAGAAAGCCACCAGCTTATCCTTGATTGCAGTGATAATTTTGCCACCCGTCACCAGGTAAACCGGGCCTCGGTTCACCACAGACGTCCGCTGATCAGTGGTGCCGCCATCGGTTGGCGTGGCCAGCTGACCTGCATCGATCCAATCTCGCATCATGGATGCTACCACTGCCTGCATCCGGATCAGCAGGAGCCACTCCTTAGCTGCAAAGAGGCGGGCGTTGCCGGGCCGGTGGTCGGTGTTATCGGCAGCCTGCAGGCGCTACAGGCGATCAAATGGATCTGTGACCTTCCCGTCCCCTTTGGTACGACTCAGCTATTCGATGCGATGGCAGGCCAATGGCAACGCCTCACCCTGCCTGATACGCCTCACTGCCCTGTCTGTGGAGAGCACAAGCATGCAATTAATCATCAATGA
- the thiE gene encoding thiamine phosphate synthase translates to MSSKPVIWSIAGSDSGGGAGIQADLLTIHALGGHGATIISAITAQNSVTVKMSDPVLMQTFSCQLEALAQDIPPAAIKIGLLPTPLHVELLGSRIAELRRQSKAPLFVVYDPVFRASSGNSMADDGMLQAIRQYLLPQLDLITPNADEFGKLTGLGPDSKDLIQQGIDKLLQLGCQGVLLKGGHLEGEQCVDRYYSQQRQLTLSSPRINTRHGHGTGCTLSSAIATAIALDYPLEDALVIAKAYLNQGLRSAKAVGSGPGPIAHLGWPTELQDFPQVTDERAPLVIDTGMHSFASCDTERLGLYPVVDSSAWIEKLLQLGVKTVQLRIKEGSPEHIESEVTRAIMLGRDHRARVFINDYWQLALKHQAYGIHLGQEDLQTADLNAIRQGGLRLGLSTHGYFELLRARALRPSYIALGHIFPTTTKEMPSKPQGLERLARYQGLLQGIPTVAIGGIDLERARAVADSGVGSIAVVRAVTQAHDLRQTLNAFNEVCDG, encoded by the coding sequence ATGAGCAGTAAACCCGTCATCTGGAGCATCGCCGGATCCGACAGCGGCGGTGGCGCGGGGATCCAGGCCGATCTCCTAACTATTCACGCCTTAGGTGGCCATGGAGCCACCATCATCAGTGCGATCACCGCCCAAAACTCGGTCACGGTAAAGATGAGCGATCCGGTGCTGATGCAGACCTTCAGCTGCCAGCTGGAAGCGCTGGCCCAGGACATACCTCCGGCAGCGATCAAGATTGGCCTGCTACCCACTCCGCTGCATGTGGAGCTACTGGGGAGCCGAATCGCCGAACTCAGGCGTCAAAGCAAGGCTCCATTGTTTGTGGTCTATGACCCTGTGTTTCGGGCAAGCTCAGGCAACAGCATGGCCGATGATGGGATGCTCCAAGCGATCAGGCAATACCTGCTTCCCCAGCTGGATCTCATTACTCCCAATGCCGATGAGTTCGGGAAGCTGACCGGTCTCGGCCCTGATAGCAAGGACCTCATTCAACAGGGTATTGATAAGCTATTACAGCTCGGCTGCCAGGGCGTTCTTCTCAAGGGTGGGCACCTGGAGGGTGAGCAATGTGTAGACCGCTACTACAGCCAACAGCGCCAGCTGACCCTGAGCTCTCCACGAATTAATACTCGCCATGGTCACGGTACCGGCTGCACCCTCTCCAGCGCCATCGCCACGGCGATCGCTTTGGATTATCCCCTGGAGGATGCCCTGGTAATCGCCAAGGCCTATCTCAACCAGGGCCTGAGATCCGCCAAAGCTGTAGGCAGCGGACCGGGCCCCATCGCTCATCTTGGCTGGCCCACGGAACTGCAGGACTTTCCCCAAGTTACAGATGAAAGGGCTCCCCTAGTCATTGATACAGGGATGCACAGCTTTGCCAGCTGCGATACCGAGCGGCTCGGCCTCTACCCGGTGGTCGATTCCAGCGCATGGATTGAAAAGCTGCTGCAACTTGGAGTCAAGACTGTGCAGCTTCGAATCAAGGAGGGTTCCCCGGAGCATATAGAGTCCGAAGTAACCCGGGCCATAATGCTGGGCCGCGATCACCGGGCCCGGGTTTTTATCAACGACTACTGGCAGCTGGCACTCAAGCATCAGGCCTATGGGATACACCTGGGCCAGGAGGATCTGCAAACCGCCGATCTCAATGCCATCCGGCAAGGCGGGCTGCGCCTTGGGCTATCAACCCATGGTTATTTTGAGTTGCTAAGAGCCAGGGCCCTTCGCCCCTCCTATATCGCTCTGGGACATATCTTTCCAACCACCACCAAGGAGATGCCCTCCAAGCCCCAGGGGCTGGAGCGACTGGCTCGCTACCAGGGTCTGCTGCAGGGTATCCCCACAGTCGCCATCGGCGGGATCGATCTTGAGCGGGCCCGGGCGGTGGCTGATTCAGGGGTCGGTAGCATCGCTGTGGTCAGGGCCGTCACCCAGGCGCACGATCTCAGGCAAACCCTGAACGCATTCAATGAGGTGTGTGATGGCTGA
- a CDS encoding type II secretion system protein — protein sequence MRQVPGFTLIELIMVIVILGILSVSASFYVSHSVDGAREAVVKETYQQLLKNTEMIYSLAMSQGISQRHESKLILNGEPLALNYGYPSATLSKRDSATGLITQRGVDYLLGAAAPDWRFVSYQGSLTLTPRKLSKNLGNSCTITYIAATSERQASLKLSEPLKCS from the coding sequence GTGAGACAGGTTCCGGGTTTTACTCTGATTGAGCTTATCATGGTGATCGTCATTTTGGGGATCCTCTCGGTCAGTGCCTCTTTTTATGTCAGCCACTCGGTCGATGGTGCCCGGGAGGCAGTCGTCAAAGAGACCTATCAACAGCTTTTAAAGAACACCGAGATGATCTACTCGCTGGCGATGTCACAGGGGATCAGCCAGCGCCATGAGAGCAAGCTTATCCTCAATGGCGAACCCCTTGCGTTAAATTACGGATACCCATCGGCAACCCTCAGTAAGCGGGACTCGGCAACCGGCCTCATCACCCAACGCGGGGTTGATTACCTTCTCGGCGCAGCGGCTCCCGACTGGCGGTTCGTCAGTTACCAGGGAAGCCTGACCCTGACCCCAAGAAAACTCAGCAAGAATCTTGGGAACAGTTGCACCATCACCTATATCGCCGCCACTTCTGAGCGCCAGGCGAGCCTTAAGTTATCTGAACCGCTCAAGTGTAGCTAA
- a CDS encoding prepilin-type N-terminal cleavage/methylation domain-containing protein, translated as MGKNKGFTIVELVIVVVVLGILATAGTYYTTRSVDNARNAVVKETYNQLQRSTALVHVLAVSEGQTAAKGTIDMDGDTLGLVYGYPSATVSKGNTKGVDYLVGINLEDWTATAAGNKVTLTPKGISATTAKTCTITYNAATAKAKASVSIPNPLVCS; from the coding sequence ATGGGAAAAAATAAGGGTTTTACCATTGTTGAGCTGGTAATCGTCGTGGTGGTCCTGGGGATCCTGGCGACCGCCGGAACCTACTACACCACCCGCTCGGTCGACAACGCCCGTAACGCTGTGGTTAAAGAGACCTATAACCAGCTACAGCGCAGCACCGCACTGGTTCATGTGCTTGCGGTCTCTGAGGGACAGACTGCCGCTAAGGGCACTATTGATATGGATGGCGATACCCTGGGTCTCGTCTATGGTTATCCTTCGGCAACCGTATCCAAAGGAAACACCAAGGGCGTTGATTATCTGGTTGGCATCAACTTAGAAGACTGGACCGCGACGGCCGCAGGCAACAAAGTCACCCTGACGCCGAAGGGGATCTCAGCCACAACCGCCAAGACCTGTACCATCACTTATAATGCAGCAACGGCTAAAGCTAAGGCGAGCGTAAGTATTCCAAACCCATTGGTCTGCAGCTAA
- a CDS encoding MurR/RpiR family transcriptional regulator produces MNMLSKIRSLQDSMSPALARIARSVIAHPDETIFQTVTELAEVSKSSEASVIRFSRDLGYNSFADFKMALALGQRQKQEAEAPHNGRIGQITGQAISSLKETEQLLQEEILKTAAQALLKADFISVMGVGASAAIAHYAAYRMTRLGKKARVFSDGHSAAMGCATMGKNDLLVCISSSGSTLDVIQAAKIARKKDAYLLSISNRDRTPLGKLVSLQLLTASPESPLTAGEFQSKAPQMLVLDLLSSYMQELAPELAEVARETAQVTSP; encoded by the coding sequence ATGAACATGCTTTCTAAGATCCGTAGCCTGCAGGACAGCATGAGCCCGGCTCTCGCACGCATCGCCAGATCGGTGATCGCGCATCCCGATGAAACTATTTTTCAAACAGTGACCGAACTCGCTGAGGTTTCCAAGTCCAGTGAAGCCAGTGTCATCCGCTTCTCACGAGATCTTGGTTACAATAGTTTTGCCGACTTCAAAATGGCGTTGGCCCTTGGCCAGCGCCAAAAACAGGAGGCTGAAGCGCCCCACAATGGACGGATTGGCCAAATCACCGGGCAGGCAATTTCGTCCCTAAAAGAAACAGAGCAACTCCTACAGGAGGAAATACTCAAAACAGCAGCCCAGGCCCTTCTCAAGGCCGACTTCATTAGTGTTATGGGGGTTGGTGCCTCTGCGGCCATTGCTCATTACGCGGCTTATCGGATGACACGCCTTGGAAAAAAAGCACGGGTCTTTTCTGATGGCCATAGTGCCGCCATGGGATGTGCAACTATGGGAAAAAACGATCTGCTTGTGTGTATATCCAGTAGTGGCTCAACCTTAGATGTCATTCAGGCAGCCAAGATCGCCAGGAAAAAAGATGCTTATCTGTTATCCATCTCCAACCGGGATCGCACCCCGTTAGGAAAACTCGTCTCTTTACAGCTACTCACGGCGTCGCCTGAATCTCCACTCACCGCAGGGGAGTTTCAATCGAAGGCTCCACAGATGCTGGTACTCGATCTGCTCAGTAGCTACATGCAGGAGCTTGCACCCGAGTTGGCAGAGGTTGCCAGAGAAACAGCTCAGGTCACCTCCCCCTGA
- a CDS encoding N-acetylmannosamine-6-phosphate 2-epimerase produces the protein MSLSSPLLETLKHGLITSCQPIEQGPMDDPEIIGAMAQAAVAGGSRALRIEGVNNVRLVKELVSVPIIGIVKRDLPQSPVRITPLLEDVAALAGAGADIIAYDATLRSRPVSPQALLAEIHRQGKPAMADCSDLSDGMSAWQSGADLIGTTLSGYTQGHPPVAPDLELVRKLALAGCKVVAEGRYNTPELASEALMHGAFCVTVGSAITRIEHICQWFCLQMSESPQECYL, from the coding sequence ATGAGTCTTTCGAGTCCTTTATTAGAAACCTTGAAGCATGGATTAATCACTTCCTGTCAGCCTATTGAACAGGGACCAATGGATGATCCAGAGATTATCGGCGCTATGGCTCAGGCTGCAGTTGCTGGAGGATCGAGAGCGCTGCGTATTGAAGGTGTTAATAATGTTAGATTAGTCAAAGAGTTAGTCAGTGTTCCTATCATTGGAATCGTGAAGCGAGACCTGCCACAGAGTCCGGTTCGTATCACACCACTCCTTGAGGATGTTGCAGCTTTGGCTGGGGCCGGGGCCGATATCATTGCCTATGACGCGACGCTGCGCTCTCGTCCTGTTTCTCCCCAAGCTCTGCTTGCTGAAATTCACCGACAGGGAAAGCCTGCCATGGCGGACTGCTCGGATCTGAGTGACGGTATGTCAGCCTGGCAATCCGGTGCCGATCTCATCGGGACAACCCTGTCGGGTTACACACAGGGGCATCCCCCGGTAGCTCCTGATCTTGAACTGGTGAGAAAGTTAGCCCTGGCGGGTTGCAAAGTGGTAGCTGAGGGGCGCTATAACACACCTGAGCTTGCTTCAGAGGCATTAATGCATGGAGCCTTTTGTGTGACTGTAGGATCAGCCATTACCCGGATAGAGCATATATGCCAATGGTTTTGCCTGCAGATGAGTGAGTCTCCCCAGGAGTGTTATCTATGA
- a CDS encoding N-acetylmannosamine kinase has translation MILAIDLGGTKLAAALFDGEQLCDRIQFKTHSSGDPGTLKDQLQSLLHHYQGRFDCIGVASTGIIQQGRLTALNPDNLGGLKGFDLEVFFQQIFPGPIALLNDAQAATFGESVARDNAANLAFITVSTGIGGGLMINGELLRGGSGHLGHTLADPDGPVCGCGRRGCIEAVASGSALSRLGSEALRREVCARELLELAQSDTRAEQIVDRACLSVAGLIADLQASLAVGRVVVGGSVGLNPLFFDRVTLALASNPAFYRPVVESAVLGADAGLYGISHWVKQFHR, from the coding sequence ATGATTCTGGCAATTGATTTAGGGGGAACCAAGCTGGCGGCGGCTTTGTTTGATGGGGAGCAGCTGTGTGATCGTATTCAGTTCAAAACCCACTCTTCTGGCGATCCCGGCACTCTTAAAGATCAGCTTCAATCTTTACTACACCACTACCAGGGGCGCTTCGATTGTATTGGTGTGGCAAGTACCGGGATTATTCAGCAAGGCCGATTAACGGCTCTTAATCCGGATAACCTGGGAGGGCTTAAAGGCTTTGATCTTGAGGTTTTTTTTCAGCAGATTTTTCCCGGTCCAATTGCTCTTCTTAATGATGCTCAGGCTGCGACTTTTGGTGAGTCGGTGGCTCGTGATAACGCAGCAAATCTGGCATTTATAACCGTTTCTACCGGTATTGGCGGGGGGCTAATGATTAATGGGGAGCTGCTCCGGGGAGGAAGTGGTCACCTGGGCCATACCCTTGCCGATCCTGATGGCCCTGTGTGTGGCTGTGGCCGCAGAGGTTGTATTGAGGCGGTTGCTTCTGGCTCGGCCCTATCACGACTGGGATCTGAGGCCCTGAGAAGAGAAGTCTGTGCCCGGGAACTGTTAGAGCTCGCCCAAAGTGATACCAGAGCAGAACAGATTGTCGATAGAGCCTGTCTGTCCGTCGCAGGGTTAATTGCAGATCTACAGGCTTCATTAGCGGTAGGCCGAGTGGTTGTGGGTGGCAGTGTCGGATTGAATCCACTTTTTTTCGATAGGGTCACATTGGCACTTGCCTCCAATCCCGCCTTTTATCGTCCGGTCGTTGAATCTGCTGTGCTGGGGGCTGATGCAGGGTTATACGGTATCAGCCATTGGGTGAAGCAGTTTCATCGGTAA
- a CDS encoding sodium:solute symporter encodes MEHHDFGAINYMILLAYLLGILAIGIYFSKRQKKTDDYFKAGGRIPGWAAGISIFATTLSSITFMSIPAKSYSSNWAFLVGQYVTILMFPLIFIYFIPFFRRLNITSAYEYLEARFDVKMRVFGSLSFMLFHVGRIAIISYLTVLSLQPFVQINPYLLLGMVGVLCIIYTFLGGIEGVIWTDVIQGIMLSAGAVLIFIIACFKVDGGVVEIFTQVASHHKFFPASEWHFSWSQATIPVLVMGVFFSNLQQYTASQDVVQRYVTTDSMEANKRSLITNAKFTAIIPMLFFAIGSAFYVFYLQNPGLLPEHFNSAQILPYFVVTQMPVGLSGLIIAAIFAASQSSISSSLNSISACFTTDIKQRLLTPERKADDLATARLVIVISGLLGVAAATYMIATNESQVWDAFYSLLGLVGGPVTGLFSLGIFSRKANARSALLGVIFAIFALLWARYVTDLNFFYYSAIGTLTVMFVGHFSSYFIPEDDQQSKTSGNTIYTQHPVQSK; translated from the coding sequence ATGGAACACCATGATTTTGGCGCGATCAACTATATGATTCTCCTTGCTTATCTGCTGGGTATTTTGGCGATTGGCATCTATTTTTCTAAACGGCAGAAGAAAACGGACGATTACTTCAAGGCGGGTGGGCGGATCCCTGGCTGGGCGGCTGGGATCAGTATTTTTGCAACAACCCTAAGCTCTATTACCTTCATGTCGATCCCGGCTAAATCCTATAGTTCAAACTGGGCATTTTTAGTGGGGCAATATGTCACTATCTTAATGTTCCCTCTGATTTTTATCTATTTTATTCCCTTCTTTCGTCGCCTGAATATCACCTCAGCCTATGAGTATCTGGAGGCTCGTTTCGATGTGAAAATGCGAGTCTTTGGCAGCCTCTCATTCATGCTATTTCATGTGGGAAGGATCGCGATTATCAGTTATTTGACCGTGCTTTCTTTGCAGCCTTTTGTACAGATTAACCCCTACCTGTTGCTGGGAATGGTCGGGGTGCTCTGTATCATCTATACCTTCCTTGGTGGAATTGAGGGGGTAATCTGGACCGATGTGATTCAGGGGATCATGTTATCCGCAGGTGCAGTTCTGATCTTTATCATTGCCTGTTTCAAGGTCGATGGTGGTGTTGTCGAGATCTTTACTCAGGTTGCTTCACACCATAAATTTTTCCCTGCGAGTGAGTGGCACTTCAGTTGGAGTCAGGCCACGATCCCTGTGTTAGTCATGGGGGTCTTTTTCAGTAATTTACAGCAATATACGGCAAGCCAGGATGTGGTTCAGCGCTATGTCACAACGGACTCGATGGAGGCTAATAAGCGTTCATTGATCACCAATGCGAAATTCACTGCCATCATTCCAATGTTGTTTTTTGCAATTGGTTCGGCCTTTTATGTCTTTTATCTGCAAAACCCGGGGCTGTTGCCAGAGCATTTTAACAGCGCGCAGATTTTACCCTACTTTGTGGTCACTCAAATGCCTGTTGGGCTATCCGGCCTTATCATAGCTGCCATTTTTGCTGCATCTCAGTCCAGTATCTCCAGTAGTCTGAACAGTATTTCTGCCTGCTTTACGACAGATATTAAGCAACGCTTATTAACACCTGAGCGTAAGGCTGATGATCTTGCTACAGCACGCCTGGTGATTGTTATATCAGGTCTACTGGGTGTTGCGGCAGCGACTTATATGATTGCGACTAATGAGAGCCAGGTTTGGGATGCTTTTTATAGTTTACTTGGCCTGGTTGGGGGACCTGTGACCGGGCTCTTCTCATTGGGTATTTTCAGTCGCAAGGCCAATGCCCGCAGTGCTCTGCTCGGCGTTATATTCGCTATCTTTGCCTTACTCTGGGCGCGCTACGTTACTGATTTGAATTTCTTTTACTATTCGGCGATCGGCACACTGACCGTGATGTTTGTCGGTCATTTTTCAAGCTACTTCATACCTGAGGATGATCAGCAGAGTAAAACTTCAGGTAATACTATTTACACTCAGCACCCGGTGCAGAGCAAATAA
- a CDS encoding N-acetylneuraminate lyase, protein MQKFKGIYLPLMTPFHENGKLALELIPQIIDYQIEQGVDGFYVGGSSGEGFLLSETERAQVLQAAATANRNRVGMIAHVGAISTDLTIQLAHQAEECGYDAISATPPFYYGFSRDEIHSHYLNLADESVLPLLLYNIPATTGTSFSVDELLQLMEHPRIIGLKHTTPDMFLVEQLRQRCKDAVIFHGEDTMLSAGFLYGADGGIGSTYNLMAATYVKIYQLAQQREFSAALELQHQTNLVIDKILKLGLYQSIKYLMGLRGVDYGCCRKPFLPLSCESKKALDELNSLMN, encoded by the coding sequence ATGCAAAAATTTAAAGGTATCTATCTTCCCCTGATGACCCCCTTTCATGAGAATGGAAAGCTTGCGTTGGAGCTTATACCACAGATCATTGATTATCAGATTGAGCAGGGGGTGGATGGATTTTATGTCGGAGGAAGCTCAGGAGAAGGATTTCTGCTCAGTGAAACTGAGCGAGCTCAGGTGTTGCAAGCTGCGGCAACAGCAAATCGAAACAGGGTAGGGATGATTGCTCATGTTGGAGCTATTAGTACGGATTTGACTATTCAGCTGGCTCACCAGGCCGAAGAGTGTGGCTATGATGCAATTTCAGCGACACCACCTTTTTATTATGGCTTCAGCCGTGATGAGATCCATAGTCATTATCTGAATCTTGCTGATGAGAGTGTTTTACCTCTATTGCTCTATAACATTCCAGCTACGACGGGGACCAGCTTTAGTGTTGATGAGCTGCTTCAGTTGATGGAGCACCCTCGTATTATAGGGCTAAAGCATACGACTCCCGACATGTTTTTGGTAGAGCAGTTAAGGCAGCGCTGTAAGGATGCGGTAATTTTCCATGGGGAAGATACCATGTTGAGTGCCGGGTTTCTTTATGGAGCTGATGGAGGTATTGGTTCGACCTATAACCTGATGGCTGCAACTTATGTCAAGATTTATCAGCTGGCACAGCAGCGAGAATTTAGTGCTGCCCTTGAGCTGCAGCATCAGACCAACCTTGTTATCGATAAAATCCTCAAACTTGGTTTGTATCAGTCGATTAAGTACCTGATGGGGTTGCGGGGTGTTGATTACGGATGCTGTCGTAAGCCATTCCTGCCGCTGTCTTGTGAGTCAAAGAAAGCTCTCGATGAGCTGAATTCACTGATGAACTAG
- a CDS encoding DUF3334 family protein gives MKKTKVVTTDDILLTLCKSVTKVLATATGSEINYSAMVQKINKTCLKPDIGCFVLFDGGFSGLVIINFEAASAMEIYRNYMLQMGMSEAELASQHTSDEVGNMMGELMNQIVGDFTGTISKELQTNITQNQPRMLAINKQVMMSVDTNLDRPQARRVTFSTEKNNIFYLELAIDKTEFIQLHEFETEEDFDPDSLIEAEANKAKNGSTKAKEPPADAGMDQDLLDELGI, from the coding sequence ATGAAAAAGACTAAAGTAGTAACCACGGACGATATACTGCTGACCTTGTGCAAGTCGGTGACCAAGGTATTGGCCACGGCAACCGGGAGTGAGATCAACTACTCCGCCATGGTGCAAAAAATCAACAAAACCTGCCTCAAGCCCGATATTGGCTGCTTTGTACTGTTTGATGGGGGGTTTTCCGGATTGGTGATTATCAATTTCGAAGCCGCTTCGGCGATGGAGATCTATCGCAACTATATGTTGCAGATGGGGATGTCTGAAGCAGAACTGGCGAGCCAGCATACCTCAGATGAGGTGGGAAACATGATGGGCGAGCTGATGAATCAGATCGTCGGTGACTTTACCGGGACCATCAGCAAGGAGCTGCAAACCAACATTACCCAAAACCAGCCCCGGATGCTGGCGATCAATAAGCAGGTGATGATGTCGGTTGATACTAACCTGGATCGACCCCAGGCAAGGCGGGTGACCTTCTCTACTGAAAAAAATAACATCTTCTATCTTGAGCTGGCGATCGATAAGACTGAGTTTATTCAGTTGCATGAGTTTGAGACTGAGGAGGACTTTGATCCCGACTCATTGATTGAAGCGGAAGCAAACAAGGCGAAAAATGGCTCAACTAAGGCTAAAGAGCCGCCTGCCGATGCCGGGATGGATCAGGATCTGTTGGATGAGCTTGGGATCTAG
- a CDS encoding transporter substrate-binding domain-containing protein: MMSTPWKGCFFSLLWVGSFNLLAEPATPACQQGIHILYHERIPYMQLTPRGITGLTASVVSDAFQLAGVNTVWKEIPPKRQLQRIKSDRPCECALGWFKTPERERYAKYSLPIYQDKPQVALVKSSNYQFTDGQTLPEVLSNPNLKLLVRDGYSYGQFIDEKLRQYHPSTKKVAYDNFKMLELIYYRRYDYFFIAPEEIKKLIQASAFQYQDFKSISFSDIPHGEKRYLICGMGVPDRILQALNQTLTDTDQYGSLEFSH; encoded by the coding sequence ATGATGAGCACGCCGTGGAAAGGCTGTTTTTTTTCACTACTTTGGGTGGGTAGCTTTAACCTCCTGGCTGAACCAGCCACTCCCGCCTGCCAGCAAGGCATCCATATTCTCTACCATGAGCGCATCCCCTATATGCAGCTCACTCCCCGGGGAATCACAGGTTTAACCGCCTCCGTGGTCTCGGATGCGTTTCAGTTAGCCGGGGTTAATACCGTCTGGAAAGAGATCCCCCCCAAGCGCCAACTCCAGAGGATCAAGAGCGATCGCCCTTGTGAATGCGCCCTTGGCTGGTTCAAGACGCCTGAGCGCGAGCGCTATGCCAAATACAGCCTTCCCATCTACCAGGACAAACCCCAGGTCGCCCTGGTTAAATCCAGTAACTACCAGTTCACCGATGGTCAGACCCTTCCTGAGGTACTGAGTAATCCCAACCTGAAACTGCTGGTCCGGGATGGCTACTCCTACGGGCAATTTATCGATGAGAAGCTAAGGCAGTATCACCCCAGCACCAAAAAGGTTGCCTATGACAACTTCAAGATGCTGGAGCTCATCTACTACCGGCGTTACGACTACTTTTTTATCGCCCCAGAGGAGATCAAAAAGCTGATCCAGGCCTCTGCCTTTCAGTATCAGGACTTCAAAAGTATCAGCTTCAGCGATATTCCCCACGGCGAAAAGCGCTACCTCATCTGCGGTATGGGAGTACCAGATCGAATCCTGCAGGCCTTGAACCAGACCCTTACCGATACGGATCAGTACGGATCCCTTGAGTTCAGCCATTAA